A genome region from Chryseobacterium sp. G0186 includes the following:
- a CDS encoding bacteriocin translates to MKKSDIQQKKLTKKALKNINGGGGPDICIEGFCMDREFNEIRLGLLDRNGYCC, encoded by the coding sequence ATGAAAAAATCAGACATTCAACAAAAGAAACTGACAAAAAAAGCATTAAAAAACATTAATGGAGGGGGCGGACCTGATATATGTATAGAAGGGTTCTGTATGGACAGAGAATTTAATGAAATACGACTCGGTCTTCTAGACAGAAATGGCTACTGCTGCTAA
- a CDS encoding polymorphic toxin type 8 domain-containing protein: protein MPTWLGCIINISYSECSAGHPEFEIDRTIPPGYNRAHFREYESAKGCDYSYSELNMRTNHELQHKYDDDGAKNKEGGSKKGTVKRKAKQRVGIIN, encoded by the coding sequence ATGCCTACCTGGCTTGGTTGTATCATAAATATTAGCTATTCGGAATGTTCCGCGGGACACCCCGAGTTTGAAATAGATAGAACCATACCTCCAGGATACAATAGAGCTCATTTCAGAGAGTATGAAAGTGCAAAAGGATGTGATTATAGCTATTCAGAATTAAATATGAGAACCAATCACGAATTACAGCACAAGTATGATGATGATGGTGCAAAGAATAAAGAAGGGGGTTCTAAGAAAGGAACAGTAAAAAGAAAGGCAAAACAAAGGGTAGGCATCATTAACTAA
- a CDS encoding REP-associated tyrosine transposase has protein sequence MSFAYKIYDQQGVYFVTCTVHQWVDVFTRDEYKNILVDSLKYCQKEKGLKIYVWVIMTNHIHLIIGTSKDNLSDILRDFKKFTSKQIFNAISNHRQESRKHWMLWLLTKGDGILFWQEGYHGEEIRTIDFYRTKECYIHLNPVRAGIVAKEEEYVYSSCATRYGLTKGMLELEDY, from the coding sequence ATGTCTTTTGCTTATAAAATTTACGATCAGCAAGGTGTGTATTTTGTTACTTGCACGGTACATCAATGGGTAGATGTTTTCACAAGAGATGAATACAAGAACATTCTTGTGGATAGTTTGAAATATTGCCAAAAAGAAAAAGGATTGAAGATTTATGTATGGGTAATCATGACCAATCATATCCATTTGATTATTGGTACATCAAAAGATAATTTGAGTGATATTTTAAGAGACTTTAAGAAATTTACTTCCAAGCAAATTTTTAATGCAATAAGTAATCACAGGCAGGAAAGCCGCAAACATTGGATGTTATGGCTATTGACAAAAGGCGATGGTATTCTTTTCTGGCAGGAAGGATATCATGGCGAAGAAATAAGAACAATAGATTTTTATCGAACTAAGGAATGCTATATACATTTAAACCCGGTGCGGGCAGGTATTGTGGCAAAAGAGGAAGAATATGTATATAGTAGTTGTGCGACAAGATATGGATTGACAAAAGGGATGCTTGAATTGGAAGATTATTAG
- a CDS encoding HNH/ENDO VII family nuclease: protein MERASKGVAPIGADGKSVNLHHSKQNAKGPLFEISGGIHEKYGYTNALHPYKVDGTKVHPENPVAGIGRKKFDNVDKPNYWKDRAKAEKARRLNVHH, encoded by the coding sequence TTGGAAAGGGCATCAAAAGGAGTTGCACCTATAGGCGCAGACGGGAAATCGGTAAATCTCCACCATTCGAAGCAAAATGCTAAGGGACCTCTTTTTGAGATATCTGGAGGGATACATGAGAAATATGGATACACAAATGCATTACACCCTTATAAGGTCGATGGTACAAAAGTACATCCGGAAAATCCTGTTGCTGGCATAGGCAGGAAAAAATTTGATAATGTTGATAAGCCAAATTATTGGAAAGATAGGGCGAAGGCGGAAAAGGCAAGAAGATTAAATGTTCACCATTAA
- a CDS encoding RHS repeat domain-containing protein, whose product MLQSVILPQGRTVDFAYDPLGRRIAKQYKGKVTRWLWDGNVPLHEWQYEGEYPPKLSIEANGLKEAEEPVENVITWIFEENSFVPCAKIIGTERYSIVSDYLGTPTHAYNADGAKVWERELDIYGNVRKGNNEFVPFLFQGQYADKELGGLCYNRFRYYDIGAGLYLSQDPIGLAGNNPNLYAYVKDTTGWIDVTGLSMFSPITWTAPSSGTGYKYKVFQQDIDWDRIDDVG is encoded by the coding sequence ATGTTGCAGTCGGTCATTCTACCGCAGGGCAGAACTGTTGATTTTGCTTACGATCCTTTGGGCAGGCGTATCGCCAAGCAATATAAAGGTAAGGTGACCCGCTGGCTCTGGGATGGTAATGTACCCTTGCATGAATGGCAGTATGAAGGGGAATATCCACCTAAATTAAGTATTGAAGCTAATGGTTTAAAAGAAGCTGAAGAGCCGGTAGAAAATGTAATTACCTGGATTTTTGAAGAAAATTCTTTTGTACCTTGTGCTAAGATCATCGGAACGGAAAGGTATAGTATAGTAAGCGATTACCTGGGCACGCCCACTCATGCCTACAATGCAGATGGTGCAAAAGTATGGGAGCGGGAGTTGGATATTTACGGAAATGTAAGAAAAGGGAATAATGAGTTTGTTCCGTTCTTATTCCAGGGGCAGTACGCGGATAAAGAGCTGGGTGGACTTTGCTATAACAGGTTTAGGTATTATGATATAGGGGCAGGTCTTTATTTAAGTCAGGATCCGATAGGATTAGCAGGAAATAATCCTAATTTATACGCTTACGTAAAAGATACTACAGGATGGATTGATGTTACAGGTTTGAGTATGTTTAGCCCGATAACCTGGACAGCACCAAGTAGTGGAACAGGTTATAAATACAAAGTCTTTCAACAGGACATCGATTGGGATAGAATTGATGATGTTGGTTGA
- a CDS encoding Imm12 family immunity protein, whose translation MELVISTAIGGQVVDDPNINIRVINIALIKEIKQRFLEIEFESLKKIKVDLYISGDVSEYCEQTGIYKNKYFKTKLEVSSEFCLSRSYWNTSGGQPVEEKLKEFIKKSLIVLGDFIKEKLEGSDFRLEQYLKVFKDW comes from the coding sequence ATGGAATTAGTAATTAGCACAGCCATTGGAGGGCAAGTCGTAGATGATCCAAACATCAATATTAGGGTAATAAATATTGCTTTGATAAAAGAAATAAAGCAGCGATTTTTAGAAATAGAATTTGAAAGCTTAAAGAAAATTAAAGTTGACTTGTATATTAGTGGAGATGTTTCCGAGTATTGTGAACAAACAGGAATATATAAGAACAAATATTTCAAAACTAAACTGGAAGTATCCTCTGAATTTTGTTTAAGTAGGAGTTACTGGAATACTAGCGGGGGACAACCTGTTGAAGAAAAATTAAAAGAATTTATAAAAAAATCATTGATTGTGCTCGGTGATTTTATTAAAGAAAAATTGGAGGGAAGCGATTTTAGACTGGAACAATATCTCAAGGTTTTTAAAGATTGGTAA
- a CDS encoding AHH domain-containing protein produces the protein MPKIDNYQLYHVIPRSKANHPAIKAAGFDVDKASNLIYLPKEAGTHPTRSIHNGWNKDHAAYNRNIQAELDAIARIGKKNKWTQQQYAPMLLIS, from the coding sequence ATGCCTAAGATAGATAATTACCAACTGTACCATGTTATACCACGTTCAAAAGCAAATCATCCTGCAATAAAAGCAGCAGGTTTTGACGTTGACAAAGCAAGCAACCTGATTTATTTACCAAAAGAAGCAGGGACTCACCCAACGAGAAGTATTCACAATGGTTGGAATAAAGATCATGCTGCGTACAATAGGAATATACAAGCAGAGTTAGATGCAATAGCCCGTATAGGTAAAAAGAACAAATGGACTCAACAGCAGTATGCCCCGATGCTATTGATAAGCTAA
- a CDS encoding RHS repeat domain-containing protein has translation MQSSIVSDYLGTPTHAYNADGAKVWERELDIYGVVRKGNNEFIPFLYEGQYADKETGLAYNRFRYYDPESGIYVSSDPSGLNGGYNGYAYVPDSNFWLDVFGLHHGMEGEVVRDGKSLGKKPYKSGGTKGKKNQYEALKTHTERKFIDDVVGDLVPGDHLKMSGELNPCRPGCQPAIRDVVYTQNVTAEYKATSTGKTYSWKKDGKLVYQTEVDIHGKARIFKYNMEAKKIRRVEVKAKHH, from the coding sequence GTGCAGAGCAGTATAGTAAGTGATTACCTGGGCACGCCCACTCATGCCTACAATGCAGACGGTGCAAAAGTCTGGGAGCGGGAGTTGGATATTTATGGTGTAGTAAGGAAGGGGAACAACGAGTTTATTCCTTTTCTTTATGAAGGACAGTATGCAGATAAGGAAACTGGGCTGGCTTATAACCGGTTCCGGTATTATGATCCGGAAAGCGGCATTTATGTTAGCAGTGATCCATCGGGTCTTAATGGTGGTTATAATGGCTACGCCTATGTGCCGGACAGCAATTTCTGGTTAGATGTTTTTGGCTTGCATCACGGAATGGAAGGTGAAGTGGTTAGGGACGGAAAGAGTTTGGGCAAAAAGCCTTATAAAAGCGGAGGGACAAAAGGTAAGAAAAATCAATATGAGGCTTTGAAAACCCATACAGAACGTAAGTTTATCGACGATGTGGTTGGCGACTTGGTGCCGGGAGATCACCTGAAAATGAGTGGAGAATTAAATCCATGCCGTCCCGGATGCCAACCGGCAATCAGGGATGTAGTCTACACCCAGAATGTGACCGCAGAATATAAAGCTACTTCAACAGGAAAAACGTATTCCTGGAAGAAAGATGGTAAACTGGTGTATCAGACAGAGGTTGATATACATGGGAAAGCAAGAATATTTAAATATAATATGGAAGCGAAGAAGATAAGAAGGGTAGAAGTTAAAGCAAAACATCACTAA
- a CDS encoding TlpA family protein disulfide reductase: MKNLIKILTLFLFCTVYKAQQTEVPVMKYEDLEKRIQQEKDKFLIVNFWATTCAPCVKELPHFMEVNNKFNANPKFKMILVSLDRFVDKERVLKFIKSKNLTAEVILLDDIKRMNTWIPKFEKDWDGNIPITLFYKNGEKVFFNDGEMSKEDLEKTVTENLQ; the protein is encoded by the coding sequence ATGAAGAATTTAATAAAAATATTGACCCTATTTTTGTTCTGTACGGTTTATAAAGCTCAGCAGACCGAGGTTCCTGTCATGAAATATGAGGACCTTGAAAAAAGAATTCAGCAGGAAAAGGATAAGTTCCTGATTGTCAATTTCTGGGCAACAACCTGCGCCCCTTGCGTAAAAGAATTACCACACTTTATGGAAGTCAATAATAAATTTAATGCAAACCCTAAGTTTAAGATGATTCTGGTTTCTTTGGACAGGTTTGTAGATAAAGAAAGGGTTTTAAAATTTATAAAGAGTAAAAATCTTACCGCTGAGGTTATTCTGCTGGATGATATTAAAAGAATGAATACCTGGATTCCGAAATTTGAAAAAGATTGGGATGGAAATATTCCGATCACTTTATTTTACAAAAACGGAGAAAAGGTATTTTTCAATGATGGAGAAATGAGTAAAGAAGATCTTGAAAAAACAGTTACTGAAAATTTACAATAA
- a CDS encoding thioredoxin family protein, with translation MKNLKILMAAFIVGLGLLSFTTVNHDENKPQKEKASVKKGYEVGDTAADFKLKNIDGKMVSLSDFKTAKGFIVVFTCNHCPYAKKYEDRIIELDKKYKDQGYPVIAINPNDPNVQPEDGYKQMMERAKQKGFTFPYLVDEGQKVYPQYGATKTPHVFILQKENGKNIVKYIGAIDNNYDNPNDVTEYYAQDAVNALIKAEPVKMTKTVAIGCTIKVKK, from the coding sequence ATGAAAAATCTGAAAATTTTAATGGCAGCATTCATCGTTGGTCTTGGCTTATTAAGCTTTACAACAGTGAATCATGATGAAAATAAACCTCAAAAAGAGAAAGCTTCTGTTAAAAAAGGGTATGAAGTAGGGGATACGGCCGCTGATTTTAAACTAAAAAATATTGATGGGAAAATGGTTTCCCTTAGTGATTTTAAAACAGCAAAAGGTTTTATCGTTGTATTTACCTGCAACCACTGCCCATACGCTAAGAAATATGAAGACAGAATTATAGAGCTTGATAAAAAATATAAAGATCAGGGATATCCGGTCATAGCCATCAATCCAAATGATCCGAATGTACAGCCTGAAGATGGGTACAAACAAATGATGGAAAGGGCAAAGCAAAAAGGATTCACTTTTCCGTATCTGGTAGATGAGGGACAAAAGGTTTATCCTCAGTATGGAGCCACAAAAACACCCCATGTTTTTATCCTGCAAAAGGAGAATGGAAAGAACATTGTAAAATATATAGGAGCTATCGACAATAATTACGATAATCCCAATGATGTAACGGAGTATTACGCTCAGGATGCAGTAAATGCATTAATCAAGGCAGAGCCGGTGAAAATGACAAAAACAGTTGCCATAGGGTGTACAATAAAAGTAAAGAAATAA
- a CDS encoding DUF2809 domain-containing protein → MKLQFSLKYVLLTIFIFLIEVLIATKLKDIFFVRAYLGDVIVVILLYTFVKSFFRVNNQKLILGILIFSCMVEFAQYFNIAEKLGFQEGSLMYIVIGNSFSWIDILCYAVGCLLIYLFVKVTENETLPANP, encoded by the coding sequence ATGAAACTACAATTTAGCCTGAAATATGTACTGCTCACCATCTTCATTTTCCTTATAGAAGTTTTAATTGCAACCAAACTGAAAGATATTTTCTTTGTGCGGGCTTATCTTGGGGATGTCATTGTAGTGATTCTGCTTTATACTTTCGTGAAAAGTTTTTTCAGAGTAAACAATCAGAAGCTTATTCTGGGGATTTTAATTTTTTCCTGCATGGTGGAGTTTGCACAATACTTCAATATTGCAGAAAAATTAGGCTTCCAAGAGGGAAGCCTGATGTATATTGTTATTGGAAATTCATTCTCCTGGATAGATATTCTGTGTTATGCTGTAGGCTGCCTGCTAATTTACCTTTTTGTAAAGGTAACCGAAAATGAAACCTTACCGGCTAATCCCTAA
- a CDS encoding YARHG domain-containing protein, translated as MKILNYTLISLLTISLVGCKKDGKTNESGKDSLTAKKDSVVIPEVHQEYYGIYTGDFAGMEKMIDETDGSEYDGSIYKRISLKINRITKDSVYGQSIVNGNQRPFKGIFNEASKSFVLDEPGNDKTDGRFEVKLNGDSLTGKWNAFNKTAVKAPLKTLKLTKKEFVYNPNFMLDPDSNLVDWSNPKDFVEKYTDSEGKTESYTTSKNRVASEAVFKLNASKQKLNEKDIKNLRKLDLEIIKNSVFARHGYSFKKETYRNFFEQTDWYIPVSGNVDNELSPMEKDNVALLNRFIKYAEDKYDSFGR; from the coding sequence ATGAAAATTTTAAATTACACTCTTATTTCCTTACTTACCATATCCTTGGTAGGCTGTAAAAAAGATGGAAAGACGAATGAGTCCGGAAAGGATTCTTTAACCGCAAAAAAAGACTCTGTTGTCATTCCTGAGGTTCATCAGGAATACTATGGTATCTATACCGGAGATTTTGCCGGCATGGAAAAGATGATTGATGAAACGGATGGTTCGGAATATGACGGAAGTATTTACAAGAGAATTTCACTGAAAATCAACAGAATCACAAAAGACAGTGTCTACGGGCAGAGTATCGTGAATGGAAACCAACGTCCTTTCAAAGGAATCTTCAATGAAGCCTCTAAATCTTTTGTATTGGATGAACCGGGTAACGACAAAACAGACGGTAGATTTGAAGTAAAACTGAATGGAGACAGCTTAACCGGAAAATGGAATGCATTCAATAAAACAGCAGTGAAAGCTCCTTTAAAAACGCTTAAGCTGACCAAGAAAGAATTTGTTTATAATCCTAATTTTATGCTGGATCCTGACTCTAATCTTGTAGACTGGAGCAATCCAAAGGATTTTGTAGAAAAATATACAGACAGTGAGGGAAAGACAGAAAGCTATACCACCTCAAAGAACAGAGTGGCTTCTGAAGCCGTCTTTAAACTGAATGCCTCCAAGCAGAAACTGAACGAAAAAGATATTAAAAATCTAAGAAAACTGGATCTTGAGATCATCAAAAATTCAGTGTTTGCCAGACATGGTTATTCCTTTAAAAAGGAAACCTACAGAAACTTCTTTGAGCAGACAGACTGGTATATTCCTGTTTCCGGAAATGTTGACAACGAACTGTCTCCGATGGAAAAAGATAATGTGGCTTTACTGAACCGCTTTATTAAGTATGCAGAGGATAAATATGATAGTTTTGGGAGATAG
- a CDS encoding DUF2306 domain-containing protein: MLSAKRNTSRFLTILLIIGFGYFFWLMLKITLEYIPLDPSVSFLMIKQTEVVHRPEYLPFFYTHVYTSIFVLLSGFLAIIRTDFGLKNLHRNMGKVYIFLILLFSAPSGIYMGFFANGGILSKISFVILGILWWFSTYKAYQLARQKRFKEHKQWMWRSFAFTLSAITLRMWKVIIVYLFHPNPMDVYQIIAWLGWIPNILLIEYLITKKHL, translated from the coding sequence ATGCTTTCTGCTAAAAGAAATACTTCAAGATTCCTTACGATCCTTTTAATCATAGGATTTGGGTATTTCTTTTGGTTGATGCTTAAGATCACTCTGGAATATATTCCTTTGGATCCCAGCGTTAGTTTTTTGATGATAAAACAGACGGAAGTTGTGCATAGACCCGAGTATCTCCCTTTCTTTTATACTCATGTTTACACAAGCATCTTTGTGCTGCTTTCAGGATTTCTGGCCATCATCCGAACAGATTTTGGATTAAAAAATCTTCACAGGAATATGGGAAAGGTTTATATTTTTCTCATTCTTCTTTTTTCTGCTCCCTCAGGAATTTATATGGGATTTTTTGCCAATGGTGGAATTTTGTCAAAGATTTCATTTGTTATTCTAGGTATTTTGTGGTGGTTTTCTACCTATAAAGCGTATCAGCTGGCCAGACAAAAAAGGTTTAAAGAACATAAGCAATGGATGTGGAGAAGCTTCGCCTTTACTTTATCTGCCATCACATTACGGATGTGGAAAGTTATTATCGTATATTTATTTCATCCCAACCCTATGGATGTCTACCAAATCATCGCATGGCTGGGGTGGATTCCCAATATCCTTTTAATTGAATACTTAATTACAAAAAAACATCTATGA
- a CDS encoding energy transducer TonB has protein sequence MKKISLLIFLLGSHFAFSQATQQKQSQVILHSENKDVETPAEFPGGMDALRKYIFQEFDISNIKNSGTITSVTKFVVNTDGSIGSVSSTGSDPYLNKELDRIIKTIKIKWKPATTKGQPVKYWVRVPITINN, from the coding sequence ATGAAAAAAATATCATTATTAATTTTTCTGCTAGGTTCTCATTTTGCTTTTTCTCAAGCTACCCAACAAAAGCAAAGTCAAGTCATACTACATTCAGAAAATAAGGATGTAGAAACACCCGCTGAATTTCCTGGTGGTATGGACGCTCTCAGAAAATATATCTTCCAGGAGTTTGATATTTCAAACATAAAAAATTCCGGGACGATCACATCAGTAACTAAATTTGTAGTCAATACCGACGGAAGTATTGGTTCTGTTTCATCTACAGGAAGTGATCCATATCTGAATAAGGAACTGGATCGCATCATAAAAACCATAAAAATAAAGTGGAAACCTGCCACAACTAAAGGCCAGCCCGTTAAATATTGGGTTAGAGTTCCTATAACGATAAACAATTAA
- a CDS encoding NAD(P)/FAD-dependent oxidoreductase, with protein MKQIIIIGGGAAGFFCASNLDEKKYTITILEQNSDVLQKVKISGGGRCNVTHACFDPRELVQFYPRGNKELLSVFTKFQPGDTMEWFDQRNVPLKIENDNRTFPESNSSQTIINTFLNETQKKNVTVKTKCSVKEIEKQDEKYLVKTNSGDFEADYIVYATGSSPKSLKIVENLGHKIVDLVPSLFTFNIKDDLLKDLPGTSFENAGISIPKLKTEESGPLLITHWGLSGPAVLKISAWEAISLAKVKYNFEIEVNFISIEVDEAEEIFQNFRQSNPKKTIGQSKIFDITNRFWQKILEISKVDLHKQVANISGKEMQKILENLCTKKFQVTGKSTFKDEFVTAGGVDLKEINFKNMSSKILPNFYIAGEVLNIDAVTGGFNFQACWSEGWLIAQDLNSL; from the coding sequence ATGAAACAGATCATTATTATCGGAGGCGGTGCTGCAGGCTTTTTCTGCGCTTCGAACCTTGACGAAAAGAAATATACAATTACGATTTTAGAGCAAAACTCGGATGTCCTTCAGAAAGTAAAAATTTCCGGAGGCGGACGCTGCAATGTTACCCACGCATGCTTTGATCCAAGGGAACTGGTTCAGTTTTATCCTCGTGGAAATAAGGAATTACTGAGTGTTTTTACGAAATTTCAGCCGGGAGACACCATGGAATGGTTTGATCAGCGTAATGTTCCGTTGAAAATAGAAAATGACAACAGAACTTTTCCTGAAAGCAATTCTTCACAAACCATCATCAATACTTTTTTGAATGAAACCCAGAAGAAAAATGTAACGGTAAAAACAAAATGTAGCGTAAAAGAGATTGAAAAACAGGACGAAAAATATCTGGTAAAAACCAATTCCGGTGACTTCGAAGCAGATTATATTGTTTATGCGACCGGAAGTTCTCCTAAATCTCTAAAAATTGTAGAAAATCTGGGCCATAAGATTGTAGATCTTGTTCCTTCCCTTTTTACTTTTAATATTAAAGATGACTTGCTAAAAGATCTTCCGGGAACAAGTTTTGAAAATGCAGGTATTTCCATTCCTAAGTTAAAAACAGAAGAAAGCGGACCTTTACTGATTACCCATTGGGGTCTTTCAGGGCCTGCTGTTCTGAAAATTTCTGCATGGGAAGCAATAAGTCTTGCCAAGGTTAAATATAATTTTGAAATTGAGGTTAACTTTATCTCCATAGAAGTGGATGAAGCAGAAGAAATTTTTCAGAATTTCAGACAAAGCAATCCTAAAAAGACCATCGGACAATCCAAGATCTTTGATATTACAAACAGGTTTTGGCAAAAGATCCTTGAAATTTCAAAGGTTGACCTCCACAAGCAGGTTGCCAATATTTCAGGAAAAGAAATGCAGAAAATTCTGGAAAACCTTTGTACAAAAAAGTTTCAGGTCACCGGAAAATCAACCTTTAAGGATGAATTCGTAACTGCCGGAGGTGTTGATTTAAAGGAAATTAACTTTAAAAACATGTCTTCTAAAATTCTCCCTAATTTTTATATTGCCGGGGAGGTTTTAAATATCGATGCCGTAACAGGAGGTTTTAATTTTCAGGCATGCTGGAGTGAAGGATGGCTGATTGCACAGGACTTAAATTCTTTATAA
- a CDS encoding acyl-CoA thioesterase, with translation MIFYHKFEVRWSDLDANKHLANSSYVQYCAQARMAFMTKEKMGVTQLSRWGIGPVILHERYSFFKEIYADQTVIVSVEIDGCSEDSSIYRFVHKFYTPDGAHCATSEATGVWIDMMLRKMTTPPDDVVEAMNKYKTPETVVLSKEDFKKFPFHPQNIDPAELIK, from the coding sequence ATGATTTTCTACCATAAATTTGAAGTGAGATGGAGTGATCTTGATGCTAACAAGCACTTGGCCAATTCATCATATGTACAATATTGTGCACAGGCCAGAATGGCTTTCATGACGAAAGAGAAAATGGGGGTTACCCAATTAAGCAGATGGGGAATCGGCCCGGTGATCCTACACGAAAGGTATTCTTTCTTCAAGGAAATCTATGCGGATCAGACTGTAATTGTAAGTGTTGAAATAGATGGTTGTTCAGAGGATTCCTCTATCTACCGTTTCGTTCACAAATTCTATACTCCGGATGGGGCGCACTGTGCAACTTCAGAGGCAACAGGAGTTTGGATCGATATGATGCTTAGAAAAATGACCACTCCACCAGATGATGTAGTGGAAGCAATGAATAAATATAAAACCCCGGAAACAGTGGTGCTATCTAAAGAAGACTTCAAGAAGTTTCCTTTCCACCCACAGAATATTGATCCGGCAGAATTGATAAAATAA
- the thiL gene encoding thiamine-phosphate kinase produces the protein MFEDKSQELTPISKLGEFGLIKHLTEHFPLSNESSELGVGDDAAVVNPGNKKVVLTTDVLAEGVHFNLGYVPLKHLGYKAVVVNLSDIAAMNAVPTQILVSLAVSNRFPVEALEEIYSGIQAACARYKVDLIGGDTTSSNSGLVMSITAVGIETDENIVKRSGAQPNDLLVVTGDLGGAYMGLQILEREHAVYLADPNMQPEMEGYDYILERQLKPEARTDVKNILEELEIKPTSMIDISDGLASEILHLSDQSKVGFRLYEEKVPLDNLTISTADEMNLNPVMTALSGGEDYELLFTISPNDFDKIKNHPDFTIIGHAVEKEDGNFMVARGSNQLVALTAQGWDAFLSQ, from the coding sequence ATGTTTGAAGATAAATCACAGGAGCTTACACCCATTTCGAAACTAGGAGAATTCGGTCTTATTAAACATTTGACGGAACATTTTCCTTTATCCAATGAATCCTCGGAGCTTGGAGTAGGAGATGATGCAGCGGTTGTTAACCCTGGAAATAAGAAAGTAGTCCTTACTACCGATGTTTTGGCAGAGGGGGTACACTTTAACTTAGGCTATGTTCCGTTAAAGCATTTAGGGTATAAAGCAGTAGTGGTAAACCTAAGTGATATTGCTGCAATGAATGCGGTTCCTACCCAAATTTTAGTCTCCCTGGCTGTTTCAAACCGTTTTCCGGTGGAAGCTCTGGAAGAGATCTATTCAGGAATTCAGGCAGCGTGTGCAAGATATAAAGTTGACCTTATTGGAGGTGATACAACGAGCTCCAACTCTGGGCTTGTTATGAGCATTACAGCAGTAGGAATAGAAACGGACGAAAATATTGTAAAGAGAAGCGGGGCACAACCGAATGATCTTCTGGTTGTAACCGGAGATCTGGGTGGGGCCTATATGGGTCTGCAGATCCTGGAAAGAGAGCACGCCGTTTATCTTGCCGATCCCAATATGCAGCCGGAAATGGAGGGATACGATTACATTCTGGAAAGACAGCTGAAGCCTGAGGCGAGAACAGACGTTAAAAATATTTTGGAAGAGTTGGAGATTAAACCGACGTCCATGATTGATATTTCAGACGGTCTGGCTTCTGAAATTCTGCACCTTTCCGATCAGTCAAAAGTTGGATTCAGATTATACGAGGAGAAAGTTCCATTGGATAATCTTACCATTTCTACTGCGGATGAAATGAACCTGAACCCTGTAATGACCGCATTAAGCGGAGGTGAGGATTATGAATTATTGTTCACGATTTCTCCAAACGATTTTGATAAAATTAAAAATCATCCTGATTTTACCATTATAGGACATGCTGTGGAAAAAGAAGACGGAAACTTTATGGTGGCAAGAGGATCCAATCAGTTGGTTGCCCTTACCGCTCAGGGATGGGATGCTTTTTTAAGCCAATAG